One segment of Nostoc piscinale CENA21 DNA contains the following:
- a CDS encoding response regulator: MKSQVNSKPKILVVDDEPDNLDLLYRTFYRDYKVLRATSGPAALDLLAEEGEVAVIISDQRMPIMSGTEFLSLTATQYPDIIRIILTGYTDVEDLVEAINAGKVFKYVTKPWEAEELKAVVRQALDTHNVLKARTRELTRTLRQESLLNTVTNTIRSALDYRQILQAIVDTVGHMLEVDVCLLRPFQDEQLADEGFVYQKLSRTQTETVSEISGDTAATSFSASAALLAQTVWETREVQIIHDVATDERIKGDDSVLQQRGQAFATANICSSLVVPLICQQELLAVLALHQCHESRLWGSEEIQLVTMVADQAALALSQAYAYEQVRALAKREALINTITTAIRSSLDPQDIFAAITHQLGQALQVDGCALSLWTEEDEAVQCVGLYDIFQHPDHTFKPGQNSNLNINLDLISQNFPYSTKSPIKDNPLLQEILRTQEPVVISDISVCPLELKGLDLPVKKPARSLMVVPLLADGKCIGSITLREGRKIRQWLSSDIELAKAVAAQAAIAVQQSRLYQKTREQAERLLELDKQKTEFFQNISHEFRTPITLIQGPLESAVAAGEGLSHGQSAIALRNSRRLLRLVNQLLDLQRLDAGRMQPSFRPCDLVEFVSQIVESFRPYCEKKQLHLATDFGACPKVYLDMEKFDKVVYNLLSNAMKFTPEDGTISVTLQHHNEYCILQVQDTGIGIIQEQIPMLFERFRQAEGSENRSYEGSGLGLALVKELVELHGGKITVDSVYGEGTIFTLWLLTGHEHLPINQVLETPAELNTSRATVELADLELIEPTAEKLEHITKDVSAVLLNQNSAVNHYPVVADSSTQENSRHSILVVDDNPDLRTYVSDIIRRNGYQVHTARNGYEGFGVVQEIVPSLIVTDLMMPLVTGLEMIRMIRSDEKLKGIPIILLTAKVDEETRIESTEHGADAYLAKPFNDRELLAEVRNLLALKENERRVLELNTYLTESVLKRFLPSVLVQKAAAGDLTLDLRPEPRLITVLFSDIVGFTQLANTLRSRRVAELLNEYLECMTKVVFDNGGTVDKFMGDAILALYGAPEELTPNEQVRRAVNTARGMHRSLEQLNQRWRDQGVFESDGRSGVQFRCGIHQGTAVVGMFGSAERADYTAIGPSVNIAARLQAAAVPGTILVSAAVADYLQDEEITKGSPLKLKGVDETVLTFAVSPDLVVNR; this comes from the coding sequence ATGAAATCTCAAGTAAACAGTAAGCCGAAAATTTTGGTTGTTGATGACGAACCAGACAACCTAGATTTGCTTTACCGTACTTTTTATCGTGATTATAAAGTGTTGCGGGCAACCTCCGGCCCGGCGGCGCTAGACCTGCTGGCAGAAGAAGGAGAAGTCGCGGTGATTATCTCCGATCAGCGGATGCCAATTATGAGTGGTACGGAATTTTTGAGCCTGACAGCAACTCAATATCCAGATATTATTCGGATTATTTTGACTGGCTACACTGATGTCGAAGACTTAGTAGAAGCCATCAACGCTGGTAAGGTGTTCAAATATGTCACCAAACCGTGGGAAGCGGAAGAACTCAAAGCAGTGGTACGCCAAGCTTTGGATACCCACAATGTTTTAAAAGCTCGCACCCGCGAACTCACCCGCACATTGCGCCAAGAATCGCTGCTGAATACAGTTACTAATACAATTCGCAGTGCTTTAGACTATCGGCAAATTTTGCAAGCAATTGTCGATACCGTCGGTCACATGTTAGAGGTAGATGTTTGCCTGTTACGTCCTTTTCAAGATGAACAGTTAGCAGACGAAGGATTTGTCTACCAAAAACTGTCCCGGACACAAACAGAAACAGTATCAGAAATTTCAGGAGATACAGCAGCCACATCCTTCTCGGCTTCAGCGGCTTTATTAGCGCAAACAGTTTGGGAAACCCGTGAAGTTCAGATAATTCACGATGTCGCTACTGATGAGCGAATTAAAGGAGACGATTCAGTACTACAACAAAGAGGACAAGCTTTTGCTACTGCGAATATTTGCTCTAGCTTAGTTGTACCGTTGATTTGTCAACAAGAATTGTTAGCAGTATTAGCACTGCATCAGTGTCACGAGTCCCGCCTTTGGGGGAGTGAAGAAATTCAGCTAGTGACAATGGTGGCAGATCAGGCGGCGCTAGCTTTATCTCAAGCGTATGCTTATGAACAAGTACGTGCTTTAGCGAAACGAGAAGCACTGATTAATACGATTACAACCGCAATTCGCTCTAGTTTAGACCCACAAGATATTTTTGCTGCAATTACTCATCAATTAGGGCAGGCCTTACAAGTTGATGGCTGTGCGCTGTCTTTATGGACAGAGGAAGATGAAGCTGTTCAGTGTGTGGGATTATATGATATTTTTCAACATCCTGACCACACATTCAAACCAGGGCAGAATTCTAATTTAAATATTAATCTTGACTTAATATCTCAAAATTTCCCTTACTCAACGAAATCTCCTATTAAAGATAATCCTTTGTTGCAAGAAATCTTGCGGACACAGGAGCCAGTAGTAATTTCTGATATCAGTGTCTGTCCCTTGGAATTGAAGGGTTTGGATTTGCCTGTGAAAAAGCCAGCCCGATCGCTGATGGTCGTGCCTTTGTTAGCTGATGGCAAATGTATTGGTAGTATTACCTTACGGGAAGGGCGAAAAATCCGGCAGTGGCTATCATCTGATATTGAACTGGCTAAAGCAGTAGCCGCGCAAGCCGCGATCGCCGTACAGCAGTCACGCCTCTATCAGAAAACCCGTGAACAAGCCGAGCGTTTATTGGAATTAGATAAACAAAAAACCGAGTTTTTCCAAAACATCTCCCACGAATTCCGCACGCCAATTACTTTAATTCAAGGGCCGTTAGAATCGGCAGTAGCGGCGGGTGAAGGATTATCTCATGGCCAAAGTGCGATCGCCCTACGTAACTCTCGCCGTCTGCTGCGACTAGTCAACCAATTACTCGACTTACAACGCTTAGACGCAGGCCGAATGCAGCCGAGTTTTCGTCCCTGTGATTTAGTCGAATTCGTCAGCCAAATTGTCGAGTCATTTCGGCCTTACTGTGAGAAAAAACAACTACATCTAGCCACTGATTTTGGTGCATGTCCCAAGGTTTACTTAGATATGGAAAAATTTGACAAAGTGGTTTACAACCTACTGTCAAATGCCATGAAGTTTACGCCTGAAGATGGCACAATCAGCGTTACACTCCAACATCACAACGAATACTGCATCCTGCAAGTCCAAGACACAGGAATTGGCATTATTCAAGAGCAGATTCCGATGTTATTTGAGCGATTCCGCCAAGCTGAAGGCTCAGAAAACCGTTCTTATGAAGGCAGTGGACTGGGGTTGGCCTTAGTCAAAGAATTGGTAGAACTGCATGGCGGTAAAATCACTGTAGATTCAGTGTACGGTGAAGGAACTATTTTTACATTGTGGTTACTGACTGGTCATGAACACTTACCAATTAATCAAGTATTAGAAACACCAGCTGAATTGAATACCAGTCGTGCCACTGTGGAATTAGCTGATTTGGAACTGATAGAACCAACAGCCGAAAAATTGGAACACATCACAAAAGATGTATCAGCTGTGTTGCTAAATCAGAATTCAGCAGTCAATCACTATCCGGTGGTGGCAGACTCCAGCACACAGGAGAATAGTCGTCACTCGATTTTAGTTGTTGACGATAACCCAGATTTACGAACCTACGTATCTGATATTATTCGGCGCAACGGCTATCAAGTCCACACAGCGCGTAATGGTTATGAAGGGTTTGGTGTAGTTCAAGAAATTGTTCCCAGCTTAATTGTTACAGACTTGATGATGCCTTTGGTGACAGGGCTAGAAATGATTCGGATGATTCGCTCTGATGAGAAATTAAAAGGAATCCCCATCATTTTGCTCACCGCTAAAGTAGACGAAGAAACTCGTATTGAAAGTACAGAACATGGTGCAGATGCTTATTTAGCCAAACCATTTAACGACCGAGAACTGCTGGCAGAAGTCAGAAATCTCTTGGCTTTGAAGGAAAATGAACGACGGGTTTTGGAACTAAATACTTATCTGACAGAATCAGTTCTCAAGCGATTTCTGCCCAGTGTATTGGTGCAGAAAGCCGCCGCCGGGGATTTAACTTTGGATTTACGTCCTGAACCACGGTTAATTACAGTTTTGTTTAGTGACATTGTAGGGTTTACTCAGTTAGCCAACACTCTCAGGTCTCGCCGGGTGGCAGAATTACTGAATGAATATTTAGAATGTATGACCAAAGTTGTGTTTGACAATGGCGGGACTGTAGATAAATTCATGGGAGATGCAATTTTAGCTTTGTATGGAGCGCCAGAAGAACTCACTCCGAATGAACAGGTACGTCGCGCTGTCAACACTGCTAGAGGAATGCACCGTTCACTGGAACAGTTAAACCAGCGTTGGCGAGACCAAGGTGTATTTGAAAGTGATGGACGTTCTGGCGTACAGTTTCGCTGTGGAATTCACCAAGGTACAGCTGTTGTCGGGATGTTTGGTAGCGCCGAACGCGCTGACTATACTGCAATTGGGCCAAGTGTGAATATTGCCGCCCGATTGCAAGCAGCTGCTGTTCCCGGTACGATTTTAGTTTCGGCGGCTGTGGCAGATTATTTACAGGATGAAGAAATCACCAAAGGTAGCCCATTAAAACTCAAAGGAGTTGATGAAACTGTCCTGACTTTTGCAGTTTCGCCAGATTTAGTAGTTAATCGCTAA
- a CDS encoding GNAT family N-acetyltransferase codes for MTSWFFDSSHEQPLTSAAKQAGQQFQIRAATATDLTAISQIIAESFHSQTGFWGWAFPLLRLGIYEDFRNRLSSSAPHHICLVAVHTTVTSANNLVGTVELGLRFPDSWKKNGRSFIYLSNLAVDQKYRRHGVASKLLLSCEKLCQEWGFQDLYLHVLEDNHQARQLYFKLGYKMCKVESNWNFFFLQQPRQILLHKRLQPNSEC; via the coding sequence TTGACATCCTGGTTTTTTGACTCATCTCACGAACAACCACTGACATCAGCCGCAAAACAAGCTGGTCAACAATTCCAAATTCGTGCAGCTACAGCTACCGATTTAACAGCTATTTCCCAGATTATTGCAGAAAGCTTTCACTCCCAAACCGGTTTCTGGGGATGGGCTTTTCCCTTGCTACGCCTGGGTATTTACGAAGACTTCAGAAATCGTTTATCCTCATCTGCACCCCATCATATTTGTTTAGTTGCTGTTCACACCACTGTTACTAGTGCTAATAATTTAGTGGGAACTGTAGAATTAGGGCTGCGTTTCCCTGATTCATGGAAGAAAAATGGCAGAAGTTTTATTTATCTGTCTAATTTGGCTGTTGACCAAAAATATCGGCGGCATGGTGTCGCCTCGAAGCTACTACTAAGTTGCGAAAAGCTTTGCCAGGAATGGGGTTTTCAAGATTTATATCTCCATGTTTTAGAAGATAACCATCAGGCACGGCAATTATATTTCAAATTAGGTTACAAGATGTGTAAAGTAGAATCTAATTGGAATTTTTTCTTTCTCCAGCAGCCTCGTCAAATCTTATTGCATAAACGCTTACAGCCAAATTCAGAGTGCTGA